CCCGCATGCAGCCGGGTCAGTATTAATTCAACCCCGCTGATACCCTCTTCTGGATGTATATCCACCGGCATGCCACGGCCATTATCCGACACTGACAGTGAATTATCTTTATAAAGAGTAACCACAATTTGGTTAGCAAAACCTGCCAAGGCCTCATCGACACTATTATCAATAACCTCCTGGGCAAGGTGGTTAGGGCGAGTAGTGTCTGTGTACATCCCCGGCCTTTTCCGAACTGGGTCCAGACCGCTTAATACTTCAATAGATTCAGCGTTATATTTACTCATTACATTCTATACAGTGGTTAAAGTAGACCGAAAAATTTATAGATTAGCGGCAAATACTCCACAAATCCTTCAAACCCATGGTTACCTCCAGGGATGACCCAGGATGGACACGTATGGTAATAACTAACAGCTTTTCGGTAGTCTAAAGTTTCATCACCTGTTTGTACCAGTAATAGACAATTGTCTGGATTCGTAATAGCCGAAACCTGTAGTGCCTTCAACTGCTCAACATGTTCCTCAGTCAAAATAAACTGTTCACTTGTATAATAGTTTGTATGTTCACCCAAGTAATTAGCCATCATTTCATAGGGCCTAACTGCTGGGTTCACTAATACCAGTTTAGTTTCGTGGTGACTGTCTTGCTGATATTGGGATAACTGTTGATAAAGCCAAGTACCATAGTAGCCGCCTAAAGAACTACCGATTAAATAAATGGATCTTTGCATGCTTTCC
This genomic interval from Spartinivicinus ruber contains the following:
- a CDS encoding YqiA/YcfP family alpha/beta fold hydrolase, producing MINENTVANPLILYIHGFCSSPVSTKAQILIKSLKSQSFSHECWVPALPHGPEQAIDLLWSRLQSESMQRSIYLIGSSLGGYYGTWLYQQLSQYQQDSHHETKLVLVNPAVRPYEMMANYLGEHTNYYTSEQFILTEEHVEQLKALQVSAITNPDNCLLLVQTGDETLDYRKAVSYYHTCPSWVIPGGNHGFEGFVEYLPLIYKFFGLL